The genomic stretch TCACGCCCCAGCCGCTGACCAACATGCCGGCGCCCGCCTCCAAGGCTGCCTGAGCCGAATGACGAAGGCTGAACGGAAGACCCGTTCAGCCTTCGTTCCCAATTCCTGCCCGCCGGTTTGTTGCCGGGTATACAGGAGGGGCGGGTTTGAAACCCGCCCCTACCGGGGCACTGAACCGGCTCAGTGTTCCGACACTCCCGAAATCCCCCTGCGCTTCGCGCTTCCCCCTTTGACAACGTGTGGGGGAACAAGGCACCCACCCCGGCGCAAGTGCCGGCGCGGGAAAAGGCCGCTGTGGGCTATGCGGAGCAAACATCCCCACTCTCTTCTTGACCGGCTTCCGTCCCGCTTTCGTCTTTTTTCGCAATCGGCTACAGTAGCCCCCCGTAGGTCGGCTGAGCGGAGCGTAAGCCGACAAGCAGCTGTTGGGTTATGCCTTCGGCTGACCCAAGCTACGACTTCGAGTAGGAGGACTCAGCAATGGCCGATCTTGAAACCTTTCGCGTCGAAACACGCCAGTGGCTCACGGACAACGCCCCGGCCTCGATTGTCGGTACGGCGTCGAGCGAGCTGGAGGGCAACTGGGGCGGCCGCAAGGCCAGGTATACCAACCCGGACGCCAAGGTCTGGCTCGACCGCATGGCCGAAAAGGGCTGGACCGCGCCCGAGTGGCCGACCCGCTACGGCGGCGGCGGGCTGTCCAAGGCCGAGGCCAAAATCCTGCGCGAAGAGATGGCCGCGCTCAAGCTGCCGGTGCCGCTGATCGGATTCGGCCTGACCATGATCGGCCCGACCCTGCTGGAGTACGGCACCGAAGAGCAGAAGCAGGAACACCTGCCCAGGATTGTGCGCGGCGAAATTCGCTGGTGTCAGGGCTATT from Desulfurellaceae bacterium encodes the following:
- a CDS encoding acyl-CoA dehydrogenase family protein encodes the protein MADLETFRVETRQWLTDNAPASIVGTASSELEGNWGGRKARYTNPDAKVWLDRMAEKGWTAPEWPTRYGGGGLSKAEAKILREEMAALKLPVPLIGFGLTMIGPTLLEYGTEEQKQEHLPRIVRGEIRWCQGYSEPGSGSDLASLQTKAVLDGDFYVINGQKIWTSYANFADWMFMLVRTDPDAPKHRGITFILMDMETPGVETRPIKLISGSSPFCETFLTDVRVPAKNVISTVNEGWTVAKALLNHER